Proteins co-encoded in one Nicotiana sylvestris chromosome 7, ASM39365v2, whole genome shotgun sequence genomic window:
- the LOC104223971 gene encoding uncharacterized protein, translating to MIPSDNLMPKNFYETKKLMQGMNMPVEKIHSCINACMIYWGEDSELSHCKFCRHPRYKPTRKISNSKRNLVPFKQMYYFPLTPRLQRLYASGMTVARMRWHAEHEVKEGAMRHCSDAPAWKHFDKMHPSFAAESRNVRLRLCTYGFQPFGQTAIVPGPKNPKQKFDVFLQPLIAELKNMWSIGVDIYDISKKQNFNMRAPLMWTISDFPAYLMLSGWGTAGRLACPYCMENTNAFTLTKCGKQSWFDNHRNFLPLDHPYRTNRNSFRKNKVVTTHPPPIRSGDDILKEINELGLKKVTELGADIINGKISKFSGWKKRSIFWYLPYWSTNLIRHNFDVMHIKKNFFENVFNTVLDVDGKTKDNPKSREDLKEFCRRPELHAVGDEYPKACYTLDKKSKKVLCEWVETLKFPDGYVSNMGRCVDMKKHKLFGMKSHDCHVFMQRLVPIAFRELLPQKVWELLAEMSLFFRDLTSTAIREEDMVRLEQEMPEILCKLERIFPPSFFDSMEHLPVHLAYEARIAGPVQYRWMYPFERNLQKLKNNVRNKAQVEGSICNAYLVEEASSFCSHYFEPHVYTRHRKVPRNDDGGTRERDERDGNLSIFTYPLRHLEDVNQDI from the exons ATGATTCCTTCTGATAACCTAATGCCAAAAAATTTCTATGAAACTAAGAAGTTAATGCAGGGAATGAACATGCCAGTAGAAAAAATTCATAGTTGTATCAATGCCTGTATGATTTATTGGGGAGAAGACAGTGAACTTAGCCATTGCAAGTTTTGTCGTCATCCCAGGTACAAGCCTACTAGGAAAATATCTAATTCAAAGAGAAATCTTGTACCATTCAAACAGATGTACTACTTTCCCCTCACTCCACGGTTGCAACGCTTATATGCTTCCGGCATGACTGTTGCACGTATGCGATGGCATGCCGAGCATGAAGTAAAGGAAGGTGCGATGCGTCATTGTTCAGATGCACCCGCATGGAAACACTTTGATAAGATGCATCCATCTTTTGCAGCTGAAAGTCGTAATGTTAGATTGAGGCTATGCACATATGGTTTTCAACCATTTGGACAAACAG CTATAGTTCCTGGGCCGAAGAACCCTAAGCAAAAATTTGATGTTTTCTTGCAACCTTTGATTGCAGAACTAAAAAATATGTGGAGTATAGGTGTGGACATATATGATATCTCTAAGAAGCAAAATTTTAACATGCGAGCTCCTTTGATGTGGACAATTAGTGATTTTCCTGCATATTTGATGTTGTCTGGATGGGGTACTGCGGGTAGGCTAGCATGTCCATATTGTATGGAGAATACAAATGCTTTTACTTTGACAAAATGTGGCAAACAGTCCTGGTTTGACAATCATCGTAACTTCCTTCCACTGGATCATCCATACAGGACTAATAGAAATTCATTTAGAAAGAATAAAGTAGTCACAACGCATCCTCCCCCGATACGGTCAGGTGATGATATATTGAAGGAGATAAATGAATTGGGGTTGAAAAAGGTAACAGAGCTTGGGGCTGATATTATTAATGGCAAAATTAGCAAGTTTTCTGGTTGGAAGAAAAGAAGCATATTTTGGTATTTACCATATTGGAGTACAAATCTCATTCGGCACAATTTTGATGTTATGCACATCAAGAAAAACTTTTTCGAGAATGTGTTCAACACAGTGCTAGATGTAGATGGTAAAACCAAAGATAATCCCAAATCTAGAGAAGACTTGAAAGAGTTCTGTCGACGACCTGAATTACATGCTGTTGGTGACGAATATCCGAAAGCTTGTTACACACTAGATAAGAAGTCAAAAAAAGTATTGTGTGAATGGGTAGAGACTCTGAAATTTCCAGATGGATATGTCTCAAATATGGGAAGGTGTGTGGACATGAAAAAACATAAATTGTTTGGTATGAAAAGCCACGATTGTCATGTATTCATGCAAAGATTGGTCCCTATTGCGTTTCGTGAGCTATTACCACAAAAAGTTTGGGAACTACTTGCTGAGATGAGCCTTTTCTTTAGGGATCTCACTTCTACAGCAATTCGGGAAGAGGATATGGTCAGACTTGAACAAGAAATGCCTGAAATACTTTGTAAATTGGAGCGTATATTCCCTCCCAGCTTCTTTGATTCAATGGAACATCTCCCCGTGCATCTTGCTTACGAAGCAAGGATAGCAGGTCCAGTGCAATATCGATGGATGTACCCATTTGAGAG AAaccttcaaaaattgaaaaataatgttCGAAATAAGGCACAAGTTGAAGGATCCATATGCAATGCGTATTTAGTTGAGGAAGCTTCATCTTTTTGTTCACACTACTTTGAACCTCATGTTTACACAAGGCATAGAAAAGTTCCACGGAATGATGATGGTGGTACAAGGGAAAGGGATGAACGCGATGGTAATCTTTCTATATTTACCTATCCATTAAGGCATTTGGAAGATGTAAACCAAGATATATGa
- the LOC138873072 gene encoding uncharacterized protein yields the protein MAPRGGGARRYAENRNANTLRSPEMLSPISNQSTLSHEPPVIETPHSDATINRSLPSSSSNLGTPGDEIQTTSSSNIIGGNRILITIVLGGLDPGNQVIRSVTKIFKEKLDYAGHNWKSVILETKDFYWEEFKKLFQWDTAIEGAIKDKFMSKCAERYTGMLSEARACEKKRKHIPVSIWESWKPHWETEAFKAKSAQCSRNRLSEKGGEGSGPSRHT from the exons ATGGCACCTAGGGGAGGTGGAGCACGTAGATATGCTGAAAACAGGAATGCAAACACACTGAGATCTCCTGAGATGTTGAGTCCCATATCTAATCAGTCAACATTATCACATGAACCTCCAGTTATAGAAACACCACATTCGGATGCAACTATAAACAGATCCTTACCATCTTCATCTTCTAATCTTGGTACACCTGGAGATGAAATTCAAACAACAAGTTCGTCAAACATAATTGGTGGTAACCGTATCCTAATTACAATCGTCCTTGGAGG TCTGGACCCGGGCAATCAAGTCATTCGGTCTGTCACAAAAATCTTCAAGGAGAAACTGGATTATGCAGGACATAATTGGAAGTCTGTTATACTAGAGACAAAAGATTTCTATTGGGAAGAGTTTAAG AAACTATTTCAATGGGACACTGCAATTGAAGGTGCCATAAAGGATAAGTTTATGAGCAAATGTGCAGAACGATACACGGGTATGTTATCTGAAGCAAGAGCTTGTGAGAAGAAGCGCAAACATATTCCAGTATCTATTTGGGAGAGCTGGAAGCCTCACTGGGAGACTGAGGCTTTTAAAGCCAAGTCTGCACAATGCTCAAGGAATCGACTAAGTGAAAAAGGTGGTGAAGGGTCTGGTCCCTCACGCCATACATGA
- the LOC104223970 gene encoding uncharacterized protein: MKKTHVKANKEFVDQKSKSTYDAIMSKIASASQPEDGSSEPLEVDYSQIYLEEVGVKKTRIYGLGSQAPFYGDVGASSSSISPLQDIDFNARVNECVGHRLQEIKEEMKHEMRLEIREEIRQEMREEMREELREEMRHEMQQEVREQVDQLLQNRLSVLIGGLPTPPSRRHDSSSNDTIYGMLDTSWILEFCFQLHDRCYYYF; this comes from the exons ATGAAGAAGACACATGTCAAGGCGAACAAGGAGTTTGTGGACCAGAAATCTAAGAGCACATAT GATGCCATAATGTCTAAAATTGCGTCTGCGTCTCAGCCTGAAGATGGGTCCAGTGAGCCTCTTGAAGTTGATTACTCACAAATTTATTTGGAGGAAGTCGGTGTTAAGAAGACGCGCATTTATGGTCTTGGTTCTCAAGCTCCTTTCTATGGGGATGTTGGTGCATCCTCTAGTTCGATATCTCCACTTCAAGATATAGACTTTAATGCTCGGGTGAATGAATGTGTCGGGCATCGTTTGCAAGAAATTAAGGAAGAGATGAAGCATGAGATGAGATTAGAGATCAGAGAAGAGATTAGACAAGAAATGAGAGAAGAAATGCGAGAAGAATTGCGTGAAGAAATGAGACACGAAATGCAACAAGAGGTGCGTGAGCAAGTTGATCAACTACTCCAAAATCGTCTGTCGGTCCTCATCGGTGGCTTACCTACACCGCCTTCTCGTAGACATGACTCGTCGTCAAATGACACGATTTATGGCATGTTAGACACGTCTTGGATTCTTGAATTCTGCTTTCAACTTCATGATagatgttattattatttttaa